Within Dreissena polymorpha isolate Duluth1 chromosome 13, UMN_Dpol_1.0, whole genome shotgun sequence, the genomic segment CCGTTCTCGTATTCTATGGATGAAGTCTGGTAATCCTTGAAATAGCGTGTCTTGTCTATATTCTCGTCGCTCTGAGTAACTCCCATACTCTCCAGATTCCAAAAACGTTCTAATACGTCCGTTGTCATAGGCGACGCCATTACATTGAACACGTGATCTGTAGCTCGGTTGTTTTGTGCTTGGAAAGGTCCCGATAACAGGTAGCCGATCTTTGATCTCACAGCGGTGGGTCCATTTCCACGTACTATGTGATCTTCAACGATATCCCAGTAAAAGTCTGCACCTATCAGCATCGAAATTGTAAATATGGAGTTTCCTGTAACTGGATGGGCGAGTTTAAGACCTTGTAGATACGGTAAATCGGACACTGATTGTTGGTATCTCTGGTTGAGGGGCGTTGAAATGGTAGGTACTATTAATACTCGTATCGGGATCTTCTGGCCTCTATCTGTAACAACGTTCACTATAGCCACATCTGTTTGCTGTGCTTTGTTGCTAGTGCTCCCGAACGACGATGAGTATATAGTTTCTGTGCCTTGTATAGGGAGTTCAAGTTCCTGTGCCAATTGTTCCGTAATGAACGACTTCTGGGCACCCTCATCGAATAAGATGTTTGCTTCAGTCTGTACTTTCACAGACGATACGGTTGCTATGGCAGTTTTTAACAATACATCCTTGTCTGGAAGGCTCGTGCATGAATGAAGTACGGCTGTTTCCGGCGATGCAGTCTCGGCGTTTTTCGTCTGGTTGTCCTTTTCTCCTGATTTGCAAATTGCCGTATGGTGTTTTCGCTGGCAGAATTGGCATCGTCTCCTTGAACCGCATTTAGCTACTTGGTGAGTGCCTAAACAGTTAAAACACAAGTGTTTCTCTTTTACTATTTTCAGACGGGATTCTGCATCTGGGTGGGTTTTACATTCATGGGATTTGTGGTCACTATCACAAAAGGCGCACTTTATCTCGGGTCTGTGTGAGGAACTTCCGGTTGAAGGTCTTGGGTAATTGGGGGTGGCGGGATTTGTGGGCGTGGGGGGTTTCCTATATTTCGCTCCTGTATGAATGAAGTACGGCTGTTTCCGGCGATGCAGTCTCGGCGTTTTTCGTCTGGTTGTCCTTTTCTCCTGATTCTGCATCTGGGTGGGTTTTACATTCATGGGATTTGTGGTCACTATCACAAAAGGCGCACTTCATCGTCGGGTAAATGTGTGTGATGCGGAAGTGACGTCATCTTGCGGCCATAAAGAAGATGTGACGGCGTTAACGGCTCCAAGTCGTCGATGCTTGATGATACGTGCGTTAGCGGTCTATCGTTGATAACAGCTTCAATCTCTGTCACTATCGTCTGCAACGTTTCCATGGTGATGATATCAGACAATGCTACGACTTATATTGCTGCTGCTAATCACCTTAAGAAGCTATTCAACTCCCAAGTCGTGCAAGAGGAGCTCAGCAGAAAGGGAACAGAGTGGCGATTTATTCCCAAACGTGCACCATGGTACGGTGGTTTTTGGGAACGTCTCATTGGACTCACTAAGACGTCTCTAAAGAAGATCCTCGGAAGACGATACGTTTGCATGGAAACGTTGCAGACGATAGTGACAGAGATTGAAGCTGTTATCAACGATAGACCGCTAACGCACGTATCATCAAGCATCGACGACTTGGAGCCGTTAACGCCGTCACATCTTCTTTATGGCCGCAAGATGACGTCACTTCCGCATCACACACATTTACCCGACGATGAAATGACGCAAATTCAAAGTGACCAGACGACACTAACCAATCGGGCGAAGCAGCAGTCAGACATCATCGAACAGTTCTGGAGACGTTGGAAGTCGGAGTACTTAACTGCTTTAAGAAAGTTCCACACAACAACGGGCTCTAACGAGAAACGCATTCGGGTCGGAGATGTCGTGCAGATATACGATGAGGGACCACGTATCCGTTGGAAACTTGCTGTAGTCCTAGAGCTGATGACCGGAAATGATGGTTCAGTCCGTGCCGCGAAGATAAAGACGAAACGTGGAATAACAAATAGACCAATAGTGAAACTCTATCCATTAGAAACAGTCAGTGATGTTGAATAGAGAACAATTAAGTATTAAAGGTTAACGCGCAATTGTGATTGAAATACCGAAATAGACAGTTgagtgtacatgtaattgaaatacgaGAGACACTTATTAAATTGTTGTTAAGAAATTGTTATTCAGAAATTGAgtgataaacatttgatattcatttcaaatcaacgTGTATACTTGTGGTCAAATTAGTGTTACTGCAATCTTAAGATTTTAACGAATGATTCAGGATATCATAAGTAATGATACATATTCTCctctgattgttaataattgtcacttttcgcggcccccagaatgttgtgaatgtaacgtaacgttatttgccgcgccgcgcttaagtgtattacgtccctgacgtcacgccatatttgttgttgtttatatacgtcGTTGTttatttgaatctgaagtaaaaggaagaacctgaacGCACAACGCTTTGTACCTCTATTATCCCACACGATCGCGATAGAGGCTTCACAGGCCGATAATGTTACCACGCGACTTGTCGGGACTAGCAGACAATGTGCAGTCCGATCAGAGGCTACACTGGCCGATGATGTTACCACGCGACTTGTCGggactttatagcggacaatgCGCAGTCCGATCAGAGGCTACACTGGCCGATAATGTTACCACGCGACTTGTCgggactttatagcagacaatgTGCAGTCCGATCAGAGGTTCCACTGGCCGATAATGTGACCACGCGACTTGTCgggactttatagcagacaatgCGCGGTCCGATCAGAGGCTACACTGGCCGATAATGTTACCACGCGACTTGTCGGGACTAGCAGACAATGTGCAGTCCGATCAGAGGCTACACAGGCCGATGATGTGACCACGCGACGCGGTCCGATCAGAGGTTCCACTGGCCGATAATGTGACCACGCGACTTGTCgggactttatagcagacaatgTGCAGCCCGATCAGAGGCTACACAGGCCGATGATGTGACCACGCGACTTGTCgggactttatagcagacaatgCACAGTCCGATCAGAGGCTACACTGGCCGATAATGTGACCACGCGACTTGTCgggactttatagcagacaatgCGCAGTCCGATCAGAGGCTACACAGGCCGATAATGTTACCACGCGACTTGTCAggactttatagcagacaatgCGCAGTCCGATCAGAGGCTACACTGGCCGATAATGTTACCACGCGACTTGTCgggactttatagcagacaatgTGCAGTCCGATCAGAGGTTCCACTGGCCGATAATGTGACCACGCGACTTGTCgggactttatagcagacaatgCACAGTCCGATCAGAGGTTTCACTGGCCGATAATGTGACCACGCGACTTGTCgggactttatagcagacaatgTGCAGCCCGATCAGAGGCTACACAGGCCGATGATGTGACCACGCGACTTGTCGGGACTTTATAGCAGACGATGCGCAGTCCGATCAGAGGCTACACAGGCCGATAATGTTACCACGCGACTTGTCgggactttatagcagacaatgTGCAGTCCGATCAGAGGCTACACTGGCCGATAATGTGACCACGCGAATTTTCGagactttatagcagacaatgCACAGTCCGATCAGAGGCTACACTGGCCGATAATGTTACCACGCGACTTGTCgggactttatagcagacaattTGCAGTCCGATCAGAGGCTACACTTGCCGATAATGTTACCACGCGACTTGTCgggactttatagcagacaatgTGCAGTCCGATCAGAGGCTACACTTGCCGATAATGTTACCACGCGACTTGTCgggactttatagcagacaatgCGCAGTCCGATCAGAGGCTACACTGGCCGATAATGTGACCACGCGACTTGTCgggactttatagcagacaatgTGAAGTCCGATCAATGGCTACACAGGCCGATAATGTGACCACGCGACTAGTCGGGACTTTATAACAGACAATGCGCAGTCCGATCAGAGGTTTCACTGGCCGATAATGTGACCACGCGACTTGTCgggactttatagcagacaatgTGAAGTCAGATCAAAGGCTACACAGGCCGATAATGTGACCACGCGACTTGTCgggactttatagcagacaatgCGCAGTCCGATCAGAGGCTACACTGGCCGATAATGTGACCACGCGACTTGTCGggactttatagcggacaatgCGCAGTCCGATCAGAGGCTACACAGGCCGATAATGTGACCACGCGACTTGTTgggactttatagcagacaatgCGCGGTCCGATCAGAGGCTACACTTGCCGATAATGTTACCACGCGACTTGTCgggactttatagcagacaatgCGCAGTCTGATCAGAGGCTACACTGGCCGATCATGTGACCACGCGACTTGTCGggactttatagcggacaatgCGCAGTCCGATCAGAGGTTCCACTGGCCGATAATGTGACCACGCGACTTGTCgggactttatagcagacaatgTGCAGTGCGATCAGAGGCTACACAGGCCGATAATGTGACCACGCGACTTGTCgggactttatagcagacaatgTGCAGTCCGATCAGAGGCTCCACTGGCCGATAATGTGACCACGCGACTTGTCgggactttatagcagacaatgCGCAGTCCGATCAGAGGCTACACTGGCCGATAATGTTACCACGCGACTTGTCGggactttatagcggacaatgCGCAGTCCGATCAGAGGTTCCACTGGCCGATAATGTGACCA encodes:
- the LOC127855867 gene encoding uncharacterized protein LOC127855867 — protein: MLDDTCVSGLSLITASISVTIVCNVSMVMISDNATTYIAAANHLKKLFNSQVVQEELSRKGTEWRFIPKRAPWYGGFWERLIGLTKTSLKKILGRRYVCMETLQTIVTEIEAVINDRPLTHVSSSIDDLEPLTPSHLLYGRKMTSLPHHTHLPDDEMTQIQSDQTTLTNRAKQQSDIIEQFWRRWKSEYLTALRKFHTTTGSNEKRIRVGDVVQIYDEGPRIRWKLAVVLELMTGNDGSVRAAKIKTKRGITNRPIVKLYPLETVSDVE